Proteins encoded by one window of Haematobia irritans isolate KBUSLIRL chromosome 2, ASM5000362v1, whole genome shotgun sequence:
- the LOC142225145 gene encoding membrane-bound alkaline phosphatase-like — MENNRDKVVKQLFVLTYCTNALVADSSCSATAYLSGVKGNILTIGVNGKVDFNNCSASMDPVNQAPSIAVWAQKAGKSTGFVTTTTLTHASPAGIYGHISNRLHECDADVIRSKKNPMECMDLAQQLVSEETGRNLNVIMGGGLGKFLPNTQKDAHGKYGERKDGKNLISTWKRMHPEGLVVTNRDQLLQANISEISHIMGIFQSGSMKYKALADNKYQPSLSEMTKMTLKLLQRNKNGYFAFIEGGLIDSAHHDTKAGLALDETLEMDKAVQVALEMTDPSDTLILVTADHSQPLTISGFPGRGDPILGLNQHDRSLDGLKYSILNYPLGYEQYKDGKGKRLNLEKVPWKIDTTYPSYVKVFKAPHGGEDVSVYASGPYAHLFTGVLEESTIPIMAAYAACIGDGPTMCDG, encoded by the exons ATGGAAAACAATCGTGATAAAGTAGTAAAACAGCTCTTTGTACTG acatACTGTACTAACGCCTTGGTTGCTGATTCCTCATGTAGTGCTACAGCTTATTTGAGTGGAGTAAAAGGAAACATTCTCACTATTGGAGTTAATGGCAAAGTGGATTTTAACAACTGTTCTGCAAGTATGGATCCAGTCAATCAAGCGCCTTCCATTGCAGTTTGGGCCCAAAAAGCTGGAAAGTCTACTGGTTTTGTTACCACCACCACTTTGACCCATGCAAGTCCGGCTGGTATATATGGTCATATATCGAATCGTTTGCATGAATGCGATGCCGATGTTATCCGAAGTAAAAAGAATCCAATGGAATGTATGGACTTAGCTCAACAACTGGTGAGCGAAGAAACTGGACGAAACCTCAACGTTATAATGGGTGGAGGTTTGGGTAAATTTTTGCCCAATACTCAAAAAGATGCCCATGGTAAATATGGAGAACGTAAAGATGGCAAAAATCTGATATCCACATGGAAGCGAATGCATCCCGAAGGATTAGTGGTCACAAATCGAGATCAATTATTGCAAGCCAATATCTCAGAAATTTCCCATATTATGGGGATTTTTCAAAGTGGAAGTATGAAATACAAGGCCTTGGCTGATAATAAATATCAGCCTTCATTATCCGAAATGACTAAGATGACTTTGAAGCTATTGCAGCGTAataaaaatggatattttgcatTTATCGAAGGTGGACTTATCGACTCGGCCCACCATGATACTAAGGCTGGTCTAGCTCTAGATGAAACTTTGGAAATGGACAAAGCGGTACAGGTGGCTCTTGAAATGACTGATCCCTCAGATACCCTTATTTTAGTTACTGCCGATCATTCCCAACCTTTGACCATATCTGGCTTTCCTGGCCGTGGCGATCCTATATTGGGCCTAAATCAACATGATCGATCTTTAGATGGTTTGaaatattctattttaaattatcCTTTAGGCTACGAGCAATACAAAGATGGAAAAGGCAAACGTTTGAATTTGGAGAAAGTACCATGGAAAATAG ATACCACATATCCCAGTTATGTAAAGGTCTTCAAAGCTCCCCATGGTGGAGAAGATGTCAGTGTTTATGCCTCAGGACCTTATGCCCATTTATTTACTGGCGTCCTAGAAGAGAGTACCATACCAATTATGGCTGCCTATGCTGCATGTATTGGCGATGGTCCTACAATGTGCGATGGATaa